In Halomicrobium zhouii, the sequence TCGGTGATGGACGCGTCCGGCGTGATGCGATGATCGCTCTTGTTACAGCCGTTGAAGAGAGGCCCGAAGACGTTCTACCATGGCTTCCCGACTTGCTCAGAATCGTCGAAAATGGCGACCTTCAGGGGCGGGAGGAAGCAGCGATTGTTCTCGGGAAGGTAGCTGAATCACAGCCACATGAGATTGAGCCGCTGGCCAACCGTCTCGTCGACGTTTTGGATTCTGCCGATGAACGCGTGCAGGAGCAAATAGTTTGTATATTGACGAATGTGCATGTCGAATCACTTCCTGTAGACAGTTTAATAGAGATCTTCGAATCTGCTCAAACTGACGCATGCGCCGCAACGTCGATACTCGGAAATGTTGCACGCCAAGCGCCCGATTTGATGCCTTCCGAACGAGTGCGCAGGGCCGCGGTTGAAGACTCCCCCGAGCTAAGGGCTCGAGCGCTGTATCTCCTCTTCATCCTCAAAGCGATGGATCACGGGGATTCGGAGATTGGACATGACGAGTTTGAAGAACTGCTTACCGCCTACTCCAGTGAGACGTTAGACCGCTGGATTCGCGATTCCATAGGACGCCAGTATATTCAACTCCTTGGCGATCGAAACCATCCGAGGGAAAACCATCGACGTCTATCTGTATCAAGATTGCCCAACGAGTTGCGTATCAATGTAGAATTCGCGGACCCAGAGCTATTTGACGTATCCACGGTTAAGAATCAACTATCCGCAGAGTTTGCTGCCGAGGAGGTCACCATTGATGTATTTAAGGTGACCGAAGAGTCACAGCGGTCTACTGACGGACACAAGCAGGAAGGCTCGATTGCTACCGGGGGTGATCAGTCGGAACAGGAGAAGAACGATTCTCCGCAAAGCAGCCAGTCCTCATCCTCTAACCTAGATAGCACCGATCGAGCGTCGTCCCCTGAACAGACTCAAGATGCGCTACAGGCCAACTCTTCGGATGATTCAGTGAGTGATGCGCCTGCCGATTCCGAAGCTGAGAACGTCTCCCAGCGTGCGCAGGAGAGCATTGATTCACTTCTCGAAGAAACGTTTTCAGGTATAGACGAAGAAGACAGCGATTCGTAACCAGCGAGCCGCCGCAAACTCCGGTTGTACTAACGCACCACGTGAGGTTCTCCTGGGGACAGTAATGGCAACCGCTCCATCAACTAGCATTGTGTCAGGTCCCGATACGATATTGCTCATGATTAGCACCTTCTCCGACTTCGGCGCATGATAGTAGCCTGCCTGATGTGGCGCAAGACTGGGTCCGTAGGATTGGAGGAGATACCACGATCTCCAGGGCGAGGATATCCGTATGGGCGGCTGAGTATCGTAATACCCAGGCTCGACAACTGATCTCTAGATAAATCACCAGCCATAGACCGTGCTGATACCGGTGACCACTTCGTCACAATGGACAGTTAGAGCGTCCGTCGATCAACAGAAAAATTCCCGTTGCTCCCGATTCGAATGCGGTTATAGCCAGCCGGGCGGTCACCGAAATACGAACTGATCGGAATCGTCGGACCCGCGTAGGAAACAGTCACACCGTTGATTTCTGTCTGCCACTCTCCATCGAAGGGCGGGCTGTGTTCGTGCCCAAGGAGAATAACGTCGAGAGAAACGTTTTGCTCGCGGATATTTGCGATCAAATCTGGGAACGATATCGGCCCTGGACGCTGGTGGAGGCACAGTATATTCAGTTCTGACGTATTCCGGTGGTCCAGCTTAATGTCGTCTGGGGACCAATCATCGAGTGTATAGCTACCCTGGATTTCATCGAATCCAATACCAGTCGAATCCACACCGAACACTGTAACGGCCGAATTGCCGATCCGGTCACCGGCCGATGAACAATGGACCGTCGTTTCCGACCCGGTGGCCGATTCGAGCCTACTCATGGCGTCGCCCGCGTGGGGGATGTCGCCGCCAGTAGCGAGTCGATCGTGGTCCCCCAGAATGTAGTAGAAGGGAATCCCCTCCTCGGCGAGTGATTCGAGCGCAGCAACTGCCGTATCGAGTGTCTCCTGATCGACGTCGTGATCGAAGAGGTCCCCAGTGTGAATGACAGCATCTACCTCCTCGTCGATAGCCCTTTCGAGTACCGCTCGAAATCCTGCAAGACTGTCTGCATCGTCGACCCAGTGCGTATTGCCGCCTCCACCGGGTCTGGTACGGTTACGATATCCGAGGTGTGTATCGCTCACGTGAAAGATCGTCAGCGGCTGTTGTGGGACAGTAAACTCCTCGAGCAGATGGTTTTCGACATTGAGTCCTCTGTCGACTGGCCA encodes:
- a CDS encoding metallophosphoesterase family protein, which encodes MANGDPIEPDVIADTYEGLSNLYTAVSRLADARESITGYSDSLLHRYAELINERRGEFGAATAARNQFSMGEYREQCEDTFATIETEQLTTEERQPLEWLGIVDQDETFHIPCAPRTGRRLPLWPVDRGLNVENHLLEEFTVPQQPLTIFHVSDTHLGYRNRTRPGGGGNTHWVDDADSLAGFRAVLERAIDEEVDAVIHTGDLFDHDVDQETLDTAVAALESLAEEGIPFYYILGDHDRLATGGDIPHAGDAMSRLESATGSETTVHCSSAGDRIGNSAVTVFGVDSTGIGFDEIQGSYTLDDWSPDDIKLDHRNTSELNILCLHQRPGPISFPDLIANIREQNVSLDVILLGHEHSPPFDGEWQTEINGVTVSYAGPTIPISSYFGDRPAGYNRIRIGSNGNFSVDRRTL